Proteins from one Bombus pyrosoma isolate SC7728 linkage group LG16, ASM1482585v1, whole genome shotgun sequence genomic window:
- the LOC122576378 gene encoding aquaporin-like isoform X5, which produces MHGEGAMKKTVLTVLAETIGTSILLFVGCMGCVGGLGSEPTPLQISLTFGLAVMIVIQSIGHISDAHINPAITVGSVVLGKKTIPEGLVYLLSQIVGGILGFGMLKVVTPTGNLTSKTLSEADMFCVTDLHSELSAIQGLLLEGISTAILMLVACAVWDSRNVKNTDSVPIRFGLTVAALALAFGPYTGCSMNPARSLAPALWNNQWSHHWIYWFGPIGGALLSSFMYKTIFGVNNNTQDECAAEAVALNSVNIQKTEP; this is translated from the exons ATGCATGGCGAAGGCGCCATGAAGAAAACCGTGTTGACAGTTTTGGCGGAGACGATCGGTACCTCTATATTGCTGTTCGTTGGCTGCATGGGATGCGTTGGAGGCCTGGGCTCTGAACCCACTCCActtcaaatttctttaacCTTTGGCCTTGCTGTGATGATTGTGATTCAA TCTATTGGCCACATCAGCGATGCTCACATTAACCCTGCCATCACGGTGGGATCGGTAGTGCTCGGGAAGAAGACTATTCCCGAAGGATTGGTGTACCTGCTGTCCCAGATAGTCGGCGGAATCCTGGGGTTCGGCATGCTGAAG GTGGTGACTCCAACAGGTAACCTGACGAGCAAGACCCTCAGCGAGGCGGACATGTTTTGCGTGACCGATCTACACTCGGAGCTATCTGCGATCCAGGGCCTGTTGCTCGAGGGCATTTCCACCGCTATACTGATGCTGGTCGCGTGCGCCGTCTGGGACAGTAGAAACGTGAAAAACACCGACTCGGTGCCAATCAGATTCGGCCTGACGGTCGCTGCTCTTGCGCTCGCGTTCGGACCTTACACAGGCTGCAGCATGAACCCGGCCAGGTCATTGGCACCAGCGCTCTGGAACAATCAGTGGTCACATCACTGGATCTACTGGTTCGGCCCCATTGGTGGCGCCCTTTTATCGTCCTTCATGTACAAAACTATCTTCGGCGTGAACAACAATACGCAGGATGAGTGCGCTGCTGAAGCTGTCGCGTTGAACAGCGTCAACATTCAGAAGACGGAG CCGTGA
- the LOC122576378 gene encoding aquaporin-like isoform X4 has product MVCKCSFKKLMHGEGAMKKTVLTVLAETIGTSILLFVGCMGCVGGLGSEPTPLQISLTFGLAVMIVIQSIGHISDAHINPAITVGSVVLGKKTIPEGLVYLLSQIVGGILGFGMLKVVTPTGNLTSKTLSEADMFCVTDLHSELSAIQGLLLEGISTAILMLVACAVWDSRNVKNTDSVPIRFGLTVAALALAFGPYTGCSMNPARSLAPALWNNQWSHHWIYWFGPIGGALLSSFMYKTIFGVNNNTQDECAAEAVALNSVNIQKTEP; this is encoded by the exons ATGGTCTGCAAGTGCA GTTTTAAGAAGCTGATGCATGGCGAAGGCGCCATGAAGAAAACCGTGTTGACAGTTTTGGCGGAGACGATCGGTACCTCTATATTGCTGTTCGTTGGCTGCATGGGATGCGTTGGAGGCCTGGGCTCTGAACCCACTCCActtcaaatttctttaacCTTTGGCCTTGCTGTGATGATTGTGATTCAA TCTATTGGCCACATCAGCGATGCTCACATTAACCCTGCCATCACGGTGGGATCGGTAGTGCTCGGGAAGAAGACTATTCCCGAAGGATTGGTGTACCTGCTGTCCCAGATAGTCGGCGGAATCCTGGGGTTCGGCATGCTGAAG GTGGTGACTCCAACAGGTAACCTGACGAGCAAGACCCTCAGCGAGGCGGACATGTTTTGCGTGACCGATCTACACTCGGAGCTATCTGCGATCCAGGGCCTGTTGCTCGAGGGCATTTCCACCGCTATACTGATGCTGGTCGCGTGCGCCGTCTGGGACAGTAGAAACGTGAAAAACACCGACTCGGTGCCAATCAGATTCGGCCTGACGGTCGCTGCTCTTGCGCTCGCGTTCGGACCTTACACAGGCTGCAGCATGAACCCGGCCAGGTCATTGGCACCAGCGCTCTGGAACAATCAGTGGTCACATCACTGGATCTACTGGTTCGGCCCCATTGGTGGCGCCCTTTTATCGTCCTTCATGTACAAAACTATCTTCGGCGTGAACAACAATACGCAGGATGAGTGCGCTGCTGAAGCTGTCGCGTTGAACAGCGTCAACATTCAGAAGACGGAG CCGTGA
- the LOC122576378 gene encoding aquaporin-like isoform X3, producing the protein MSSNDLRSGFKKLMHGEGAMKKTVLTVLAETIGTSILLFVGCMGCVGGLGSEPTPLQISLTFGLAVMIVIQSIGHISDAHINPAITVGSVVLGKKTIPEGLVYLLSQIVGGILGFGMLKVVTPTGNLTSKTLSEADMFCVTDLHSELSAIQGLLLEGISTAILMLVACAVWDSRNVKNTDSVPIRFGLTVAALALAFGPYTGCSMNPARSLAPALWNNQWSHHWIYWFGPIGGALLSSFMYKTIFGVNNNTQDECAAEAVALNSVNIQKTEP; encoded by the exons GTTTTAAGAAGCTGATGCATGGCGAAGGCGCCATGAAGAAAACCGTGTTGACAGTTTTGGCGGAGACGATCGGTACCTCTATATTGCTGTTCGTTGGCTGCATGGGATGCGTTGGAGGCCTGGGCTCTGAACCCACTCCActtcaaatttctttaacCTTTGGCCTTGCTGTGATGATTGTGATTCAA TCTATTGGCCACATCAGCGATGCTCACATTAACCCTGCCATCACGGTGGGATCGGTAGTGCTCGGGAAGAAGACTATTCCCGAAGGATTGGTGTACCTGCTGTCCCAGATAGTCGGCGGAATCCTGGGGTTCGGCATGCTGAAG GTGGTGACTCCAACAGGTAACCTGACGAGCAAGACCCTCAGCGAGGCGGACATGTTTTGCGTGACCGATCTACACTCGGAGCTATCTGCGATCCAGGGCCTGTTGCTCGAGGGCATTTCCACCGCTATACTGATGCTGGTCGCGTGCGCCGTCTGGGACAGTAGAAACGTGAAAAACACCGACTCGGTGCCAATCAGATTCGGCCTGACGGTCGCTGCTCTTGCGCTCGCGTTCGGACCTTACACAGGCTGCAGCATGAACCCGGCCAGGTCATTGGCACCAGCGCTCTGGAACAATCAGTGGTCACATCACTGGATCTACTGGTTCGGCCCCATTGGTGGCGCCCTTTTATCGTCCTTCATGTACAAAACTATCTTCGGCGTGAACAACAATACGCAGGATGAGTGCGCTGCTGAAGCTGTCGCGTTGAACAGCGTCAACATTCAGAAGACGGAG CCGTGA
- the LOC122576378 gene encoding aquaporin-like isoform X2: MKSRGIYNSLDFGPSNILHRLDGRKIGFKKLMHGEGAMKKTVLTVLAETIGTSILLFVGCMGCVGGLGSEPTPLQISLTFGLAVMIVIQSIGHISDAHINPAITVGSVVLGKKTIPEGLVYLLSQIVGGILGFGMLKVVTPTGNLTSKTLSEADMFCVTDLHSELSAIQGLLLEGISTAILMLVACAVWDSRNVKNTDSVPIRFGLTVAALALAFGPYTGCSMNPARSLAPALWNNQWSHHWIYWFGPIGGALLSSFMYKTIFGVNNNTQDECAAEAVALNSVNIQKTEP, translated from the exons ATGAAAAGCCGAGGAATTTATAATTCACTAGATTTTGGACCTTCGAACATCTTGCACCGGTTAGACGGAAGAAAAAtag GTTTTAAGAAGCTGATGCATGGCGAAGGCGCCATGAAGAAAACCGTGTTGACAGTTTTGGCGGAGACGATCGGTACCTCTATATTGCTGTTCGTTGGCTGCATGGGATGCGTTGGAGGCCTGGGCTCTGAACCCACTCCActtcaaatttctttaacCTTTGGCCTTGCTGTGATGATTGTGATTCAA TCTATTGGCCACATCAGCGATGCTCACATTAACCCTGCCATCACGGTGGGATCGGTAGTGCTCGGGAAGAAGACTATTCCCGAAGGATTGGTGTACCTGCTGTCCCAGATAGTCGGCGGAATCCTGGGGTTCGGCATGCTGAAG GTGGTGACTCCAACAGGTAACCTGACGAGCAAGACCCTCAGCGAGGCGGACATGTTTTGCGTGACCGATCTACACTCGGAGCTATCTGCGATCCAGGGCCTGTTGCTCGAGGGCATTTCCACCGCTATACTGATGCTGGTCGCGTGCGCCGTCTGGGACAGTAGAAACGTGAAAAACACCGACTCGGTGCCAATCAGATTCGGCCTGACGGTCGCTGCTCTTGCGCTCGCGTTCGGACCTTACACAGGCTGCAGCATGAACCCGGCCAGGTCATTGGCACCAGCGCTCTGGAACAATCAGTGGTCACATCACTGGATCTACTGGTTCGGCCCCATTGGTGGCGCCCTTTTATCGTCCTTCATGTACAAAACTATCTTCGGCGTGAACAACAATACGCAGGATGAGTGCGCTGCTGAAGCTGTCGCGTTGAACAGCGTCAACATTCAGAAGACGGAG CCGTGA